A single region of the Undibacterium piscinae genome encodes:
- a CDS encoding sodium:galactoside symporter produces MTIAKYFSPQACYGFLGLPLAMAALPVYVQIPAYYTTQLGLPLASTGLVLFFARMVDTLQDPVLGRMIDRRQQNIGSWLIVAALLLAMAFYGLWQPPVEAGLRAANSTLLLTWLGVMLIVAYTAHSMINIAYLSWGARLAETSSSATSSNAGLLGAAAWREGLGLVGVILASLVPSFIVLGLPAKIDTRLTTYAIAFSALLAFGVISLLRWAPKWQQARGDTNVNLRTALANDKFRRLLPIYLLNSLSVSIPATLALFFIADRIQAPQMTAYFLALYFFAGALGLPAWTALAKRLGTIKAWKLGMLLAIISFIGAALLTSGDLLPYMLVCIASGLALGADLALPPVLLAEIIPKNQAPASYYGVWTLLGKLALALSGLALPALSLFDYQPGQFTHTGSLVLVYAVLPCILKLFALRSLHRYPS; encoded by the coding sequence ATGACAATCGCAAAGTATTTTTCGCCGCAAGCCTGCTACGGCTTTTTGGGTTTGCCATTAGCGATGGCGGCGTTGCCGGTGTATGTACAGATCCCGGCTTACTATACGACGCAACTCGGATTGCCTTTAGCCAGCACCGGACTGGTGCTGTTTTTTGCCCGCATGGTCGATACATTGCAAGACCCGGTGTTAGGCAGAATGATAGACCGGCGCCAACAAAATATCGGCAGTTGGCTGATTGTTGCCGCACTTCTTTTAGCGATGGCTTTTTATGGTCTGTGGCAACCACCGGTCGAGGCCGGACTGCGCGCAGCAAACTCAACTTTATTGTTGACGTGGCTAGGCGTGATGCTGATAGTCGCCTACACCGCGCATAGCATGATCAACATTGCCTACTTATCCTGGGGGGCGCGTTTAGCCGAAACATCTTCTTCGGCGACATCGTCGAACGCTGGCCTATTAGGTGCGGCAGCATGGCGCGAAGGACTGGGCTTAGTGGGCGTGATACTCGCCAGCCTGGTTCCCAGCTTTATCGTCTTGGGCTTACCGGCCAAAATCGACACTCGCCTCACCACATATGCCATTGCTTTCAGCGCCTTGCTGGCATTTGGTGTGATTAGTCTTTTGCGCTGGGCACCGAAGTGGCAACAAGCTCGCGGCGACACGAACGTCAATCTGCGTACGGCCTTGGCCAATGACAAATTTCGTCGCCTATTACCTATCTATTTATTAAATTCGCTGTCAGTCTCAATTCCCGCAACCTTGGCGCTGTTCTTCATTGCGGACCGCATTCAAGCCCCTCAAATGACCGCTTACTTTCTGGCGCTGTATTTTTTTGCAGGGGCGCTAGGCTTGCCTGCCTGGACCGCGCTGGCCAAGCGTCTAGGGACCATCAAGGCCTGGAAGCTGGGCATGCTGCTTGCCATTATCAGCTTCATCGGAGCGGCATTGTTAACTAGCGGCGACCTGCTCCCCTACATGCTGGTATGCATTGCGTCTGGTCTGGCGCTAGGAGCGGATCTGGCCTTGCCACCGGTGTTATTGGCAGAAATCATTCCCAAAAACCAAGCCCCCGCCAGTTACTACGGGGTCTGGACCCTGCTGGGGAAATTAGCACTGGCGCTCTCTGGCCTGGCTTTACCTGCATTAAGTTTATTTGATTATCAGCCGGGACAATTTACCCATACCGGCAGCCTTGTGCTTGTTTACGCCGTTCTCCCCTGCATCCTGAAACTTTTCGCGTTACGTTCGCTACATAGGTATCCATCATGA